One Microvirga lotononidis genomic window carries:
- a CDS encoding response regulator transcription factor — translation MRVDQPSRQGPASLSLPMARDAGQPLVIIVDDDASVREALSELIQSAGFQSVSFASAHDLLATRVLDNPGCLILDVRMPGASGLDLQHYLIRNGSPKPIIFLTGHGDIPMTVQAMKAGAVDFLTKPFRDQTLLDAVAVAIERDVTQMADARRAKECYERFVTLTSRERQVMREVARGRLNKQIAYDLGIKEITVKLHRGNVMRKMQAASLGELIRVWQILPEDVREERQPREILD, via the coding sequence ATGAGAGTTGATCAGCCGAGTCGACAGGGACCGGCGTCATTGTCACTGCCAATGGCAAGGGATGCCGGGCAGCCCCTCGTCATCATCGTCGACGACGATGCGTCCGTCCGGGAGGCACTGTCTGAATTGATCCAATCGGCAGGCTTCCAGTCGGTCAGCTTCGCGTCGGCGCATGATCTGCTCGCGACACGCGTCCTGGACAATCCCGGGTGTCTGATCCTCGACGTGCGCATGCCAGGCGCAAGCGGCCTCGACCTGCAGCATTATCTCATTCGCAATGGGAGCCCCAAGCCGATTATCTTTTTGACTGGGCATGGGGACATCCCCATGACGGTTCAAGCGATGAAGGCCGGAGCGGTCGATTTTCTCACAAAGCCGTTTCGCGACCAGACGCTTCTGGACGCTGTCGCTGTCGCCATTGAAAGAGATGTTACCCAGATGGCTGATGCGCGTCGCGCCAAGGAGTGTTACGAGCGGTTCGTCACCCTGACCTCGCGTGAGCGGCAGGTCATGCGTGAAGTGGCGCGAGGGCGTCTCAACAAGCAGATTGCTTACGATCTCGGCATCAAGGAGATCACAGTCAAACTTCACCGAGGTAACGTCATGCGCAAGATGCAGGCAGCCTCACTCGGCGAACTCATCCGGGTTTGGCAGATCCTGCCTGAGGATGTCCGGGAAGAGCGACAGCCAAGAGAAATTCTCGATTAA
- a CDS encoding mechanosensitive ion channel family protein: protein MSFPAMLADPAMPLFSLGVIGIIVWHLIPQARANERMLVELVFFGAMTLALIHAHLAPLSYADGGARDVNALLLTSAKILWWVHLAWAIIGIVRLYLILNGKPREARLVQDLIVGVVYLGMGLSVLAFVFGVPIGTLVATSGVVAIILGLALQNTLSDVFSGIALTLGRPYALGDWIDLSDGTEGRVVESTWRSTHILTAESNIAVLPNSVLAKLVLKNVNRPSETHRMSVIVRIAPTRMPSVVCDVMKVVLSNSRTALKEPAPLVSLKTLDAVALEVELQFWVSSISQRMAAKNEILDLVYRHCKSYGLLLATPSDALVAIRDLPTEESAEPPPVTPLQLIKAVPIFQSLDLDEKKALAEAVIVREFSSGEVIGRRDKPATNLAIVRSGVISARMDHEEIARLAPGDYYGGAGLFVDTEEACTLEALENVVVYEIKQQALAALLAERPALTRTLTSALSLRGQQSPKSESQTTSDARGGRVLLSAIQSIFRG, encoded by the coding sequence ATGTCCTTTCCCGCAATGCTTGCCGATCCGGCCATGCCGCTCTTCTCCCTCGGCGTCATCGGCATCATCGTATGGCACCTGATTCCGCAGGCGCGTGCGAATGAGCGGATGCTTGTTGAGCTCGTCTTTTTCGGAGCCATGACCCTCGCTCTCATCCACGCTCATCTGGCGCCCTTGAGCTATGCCGACGGCGGCGCGCGAGACGTGAATGCCCTGCTGCTGACATCCGCGAAGATCCTGTGGTGGGTGCATCTTGCCTGGGCCATCATCGGCATCGTCCGCCTTTACCTCATTCTCAATGGCAAGCCGCGGGAGGCCCGCCTTGTCCAGGACTTGATCGTCGGCGTCGTCTATTTGGGCATGGGTCTTTCCGTCCTCGCCTTCGTCTTTGGCGTCCCGATCGGAACCCTCGTGGCTACATCCGGGGTCGTGGCGATCATTCTCGGCCTCGCACTCCAGAATACGCTGAGCGACGTGTTCTCCGGCATCGCCCTGACCCTTGGACGCCCCTATGCGCTCGGGGATTGGATCGACCTCAGTGATGGCACGGAAGGACGTGTCGTCGAAAGCACGTGGCGGTCGACCCATATTCTAACTGCCGAAAGCAACATCGCCGTTCTGCCCAACAGCGTTCTGGCGAAGCTCGTGCTCAAAAACGTAAACCGGCCGTCCGAAACGCACAGAATGAGCGTCATCGTCAGGATCGCGCCGACACGCATGCCGTCTGTCGTGTGCGACGTGATGAAGGTAGTTCTCTCGAACTCCAGAACAGCCCTCAAGGAGCCCGCTCCTCTCGTGTCCCTCAAGACATTGGACGCTGTCGCACTCGAGGTTGAACTGCAATTCTGGGTATCAAGCATTTCTCAACGCATGGCGGCAAAGAACGAGATCCTCGATCTCGTCTACCGCCATTGTAAATCGTACGGCCTGCTCCTTGCGACGCCATCCGATGCTCTCGTGGCAATACGTGATCTCCCAACCGAGGAGAGCGCCGAGCCGCCGCCTGTAACACCTCTCCAGCTCATCAAGGCCGTCCCGATCTTCCAATCTCTTGATCTCGATGAAAAGAAGGCTCTAGCAGAGGCTGTGATCGTCCGTGAGTTCAGTTCTGGAGAGGTGATCGGTCGGCGAGATAAGCCGGCCACAAACCTGGCGATTGTGCGCTCCGGCGTCATTTCAGCCCGCATGGATCACGAGGAAATCGCCCGCCTTGCACCTGGCGACTATTACGGGGGAGCCGGTTTGTTCGTGGATACCGAGGAGGCTTGCACCTTGGAGGCGCTGGAGAACGTCGTCGTTTATGAAATCAAACAGCAAGCATTGGCTGCGTTGCTTGCAGAGCGACCCGCTCTGACGCGAACCTTGACGAGCGCGCTGTCCCTGCGGGGGCAGCAATCTCCTAAGAGTGAATCTCAGACGACGTCGGACGCCCGCGGGGGGCGGGTTCTACTTAGCGCGATCCAATCAATCTTTCGTGGCTAA
- a CDS encoding response regulator transcription factor, whose amino-acid sequence MNTEEHIIFIVDDDERVREALGELLASHGMRAVAFGSAGEYVRADKPDVPACLILDVELPDINGLELQRQIAEGDHPAVVFITGHGDIPSSVRAIKRGAVDFLTKPFSDADLMAAIEAALAEDREVRSERADLNSLKQRYINLTPREREVLPLVVSGLLNKQAAAELGISEVTLQIHRRNVMQKMAAQSLADLVRIAERLGIPITHSRRTGGAGV is encoded by the coding sequence ATGAATACAGAAGAGCATATCATCTTCATCGTCGACGACGATGAAAGGGTCCGCGAGGCGCTCGGGGAGCTTCTGGCCTCGCATGGCATGCGTGCTGTCGCGTTCGGCTCGGCCGGCGAGTATGTCCGCGCGGACAAGCCGGATGTTCCGGCCTGCCTCATCCTCGATGTCGAACTGCCGGATATCAACGGTCTCGAGCTGCAGCGCCAGATCGCCGAGGGCGATCATCCGGCGGTCGTCTTCATCACGGGGCACGGCGACATTCCATCGTCCGTACGAGCGATCAAGCGCGGCGCCGTGGATTTCCTGACCAAACCTTTCAGCGATGCGGATCTCATGGCGGCTATCGAGGCCGCCCTTGCCGAAGATCGGGAGGTTCGATCGGAGCGCGCTGACCTCAATTCATTGAAGCAACGCTACATCAACCTGACGCCACGCGAACGGGAAGTACTGCCGCTCGTGGTGAGCGGTCTCCTCAACAAGCAGGCGGCGGCTGAACTGGGCATCAGCGAGGTCACGCTGCAGATTCATCGAAGGAACGTGATGCAGAAAATGGCGGCGCAATCGCTTGCGGATCTCGTGCGGATCGCGGAGCGGCTAGGCATTCCGATCACTCACTCGCGCAGGACAGGAGGGGCTGGAGTGTGA
- a CDS encoding SDR family oxidoreductase yields MKVVVVGGTGFIGSRLVTMLRDRSLDVVVASPSAGVDTITGEGLSDALNDAQVVVDVSNSPSPQDDVALRFFNMSGKHLLAAEEAAGIKHHIALSVVGTDRLPESGYFRAKMAQENLIRGSHVPYTILRATPFFEYITGIVEDAADGDVLRLSPASIQPIAADDVVMALRDIALSRPQNCELEIVGPDRFRLNELAEQILTANEDPRTVIADEKALYFGAVLRDDTLVPGDHPRFAPTRFEDWIRLYIAQELAPAF; encoded by the coding sequence ATGAAGGTTGTTGTGGTTGGTGGAACCGGCTTTATCGGGTCGAGGCTCGTGACGATGCTGCGAGACCGCAGCCTGGATGTGGTTGTTGCCTCGCCATCGGCGGGGGTCGACACAATCACCGGCGAAGGGCTGTCCGACGCGCTGAACGATGCCCAGGTCGTGGTGGATGTCTCGAACTCGCCGTCGCCGCAGGATGATGTCGCACTTCGGTTCTTCAATATGTCAGGGAAGCATCTCTTGGCCGCCGAGGAAGCTGCGGGTATCAAGCATCATATCGCGCTGTCCGTTGTCGGGACGGATCGCTTGCCCGAGAGCGGCTATTTCAGGGCGAAGATGGCGCAGGAGAATCTGATCCGCGGGTCACATGTCCCCTATACGATCCTGAGAGCGACCCCGTTCTTCGAGTACATCACCGGGATTGTTGAGGATGCGGCCGATGGGGATGTGCTTCGTCTCTCCCCGGCTTCGATCCAACCCATTGCGGCCGACGATGTGGTGATGGCCTTGCGGGATATAGCGCTGAGCCGCCCGCAGAACTGCGAACTCGAAATTGTCGGCCCTGACAGGTTCCGCCTCAACGAACTCGCGGAGCAAATTCTCACGGCGAACGAGGATCCTCGGACGGTGATCGCAGACGAGAAGGCTTTGTACTTCGGAGCCGTTCTGCGGGACGATACCCTGGTCCCGGGCGACCATCCGCGGTTTGCGCCGACGCGGTTCGAGGACTGGATCAGGCTGTACATTGCCCAGGAACTGGCCCCCGCCTTCTGA
- a CDS encoding cytochrome b — translation MRDFSTYRPGGRFERWIDGRLPVIRFAHDTAVSYPVPRNLNYFWTFGGILTLMLASQIMTGVFLAMHYVPHAALAFDSVERIMRDVNYGWLIRYLHANGASMFFMAVYIHIFRGLYYGSYKAPREIIWVLGITNLLIMMAAAFLGYVLPWGQMSFWGATVITNLFSAIPVVGDTIVSYLWGGYSVGNPTLNRFFSQHYLLPFMLVGTVTLHIWALHHVGQNNPTGIEITDFKKDTVPFTPYATIKDTFAIVSFMAFFSYWVFYMPNYLGHADNYIPANPAVTPAHIVPEWYFLPFYAILRAIPDKLGGVIAMGMAILLVAFLPWLDTSKVRSMRYRPVARPLLWMFAATFIGLGYLGSMPAEGGYVIAARIFTALYFGYFVALPVIGLLERPLPLPLAITEPVLARRLVNGRPSLPLDDSVGETINRKVS, via the coding sequence ATGAGGGATTTTAGCACCTACAGACCTGGGGGCCGGTTCGAGCGCTGGATCGATGGGAGGCTGCCCGTCATCCGCTTCGCCCACGATACGGCCGTGTCCTATCCGGTCCCACGAAATCTAAACTACTTCTGGACGTTCGGAGGAATTCTCACGTTGATGCTGGCCTCGCAGATCATGACCGGCGTCTTTCTTGCAATGCACTATGTGCCGCATGCCGCCCTGGCGTTCGATTCGGTCGAACGCATCATGCGCGACGTCAATTATGGCTGGCTGATCCGCTATCTGCACGCCAATGGCGCGTCGATGTTCTTCATGGCCGTGTACATCCATATTTTCCGCGGCCTGTACTATGGATCCTACAAAGCACCCCGAGAGATCATCTGGGTTCTGGGCATCACGAACCTCTTGATCATGATGGCCGCTGCGTTCCTGGGCTATGTGCTTCCCTGGGGCCAGATGAGCTTCTGGGGCGCCACCGTGATCACGAACCTCTTCTCGGCGATCCCGGTCGTCGGCGACACGATCGTGAGCTACCTCTGGGGCGGCTATTCGGTGGGCAACCCGACCCTAAACCGCTTCTTCTCCCAGCACTACTTGCTGCCCTTCATGCTGGTCGGCACCGTCACATTGCACATCTGGGCGCTGCACCATGTCGGGCAGAACAACCCGACAGGCATCGAGATTACCGATTTCAAGAAGGATACGGTGCCCTTCACCCCCTATGCGACGATCAAGGACACCTTCGCCATTGTCTCCTTCATGGCCTTTTTCAGCTACTGGGTGTTCTACATGCCGAACTATCTCGGCCATGCGGACAACTACATCCCGGCGAACCCGGCCGTGACGCCCGCGCATATCGTCCCGGAATGGTACTTCCTGCCGTTCTACGCGATCCTGCGCGCCATCCCTGACAAGCTCGGCGGCGTCATTGCTATGGGCATGGCGATCCTCCTTGTGGCGTTCCTGCCCTGGCTCGACACCTCGAAGGTGCGCTCGATGCGCTATCGTCCAGTCGCGCGGCCGTTGCTTTGGATGTTTGCTGCCACCTTCATAGGCCTGGGCTATCTCGGCAGCATGCCGGCCGAGGGGGGATACGTGATCGCCGCGCGGATCTTCACGGCACTCTACTTCGGGTACTTCGTTGCGCTGCCGGTGATCGGTCTGCTGGAGCGGCCATTGCCACTGCCCTTAGCCATCACCGAACCTGTGCTCGCGAGGCGGCTAGTCAACGGCCGTCCTTCGTTGCCACTGGACGATTCTGTAGGAGAGACGATCAACCGTAAGGTGTCGTAA
- a CDS encoding response regulator, whose amino-acid sequence MSKQRPVVAVVDDDPRILESLEDLLESAGYTACSFSSARLLLINGLAGLDVLITDIGMSGMNGLELRDLVRNVRPDLPVFLITGRHEIADQGRAQGISGFFRKPFDSQALLAAIGDALPHERNGG is encoded by the coding sequence GTGAGCAAGCAAAGGCCGGTCGTTGCTGTCGTCGACGATGATCCGAGGATCCTGGAGTCGTTGGAGGACCTCCTGGAATCGGCGGGCTACACGGCCTGCAGCTTCTCCTCGGCAAGGTTGCTGCTCATCAACGGACTGGCAGGTCTCGACGTGCTCATCACGGATATTGGGATGTCGGGCATGAACGGCCTCGAATTGCGTGACCTGGTGAGAAATGTGCGACCGGATCTGCCGGTTTTCCTGATCACGGGACGTCACGAGATTGCCGACCAGGGCCGAGCCCAGGGCATCAGCGGATTCTTCCGCAAGCCCTTCGACTCTCAGGCCCTCCTGGCGGCGATCGGCGATGCCCTGCCACATGAGAGAAACGGAGGATGA
- a CDS encoding IS5 family transposase (programmed frameshift) translates to MAKPLVSHALWAVIEPLLSREPVKPKGGRPRVDDRAALAGILFVLRSGIPWKMLPFEIGRSGMTCWRRLRDWQAAGVWTRLHRILLERLADADKLNWNRAALDASSIAAKKGGAATGPNPTDLGKPGTKRHVVVDRTGTPLGLSLSGTNRHDSLMLAPTLDAVPPVRHGPGRPRRRPDKLHADKAYDQRRCCAECRRRSIVPRIARRGVDASKGPGRYRWVVERTLAWLNRFRRLTICHERREDIHLAFTTLGGAVICFNQCKQFC, encoded by the exons TCCCATGCTCTGTGGGCGGTGATTGAGCCGCTCCTTTCCCGTGAACCGGTCAAGCCCAAAGGAGGACGGCCGCGGGTCGATGACCGAGCCGCCTTGGCCGGAATCCTCTTTGTCCTGCGCTCGGGCATTCCCTGGAAGATGTTGCCCTTTGAGATCGGCCGCTCGGGTATGACGTGCTGGCGGCGGTTGCGGGATTGGCAGGCAGCCGGTGTGTGGACGCGCCTGCATCGCATCCTGCTCGAGCGCCTGGCCGATGCCGACAAACTCAACTGGAACCGGGCTGCGCTCGACGCCTCATCCATTGCGGCGA AAAAAGGGGGCGCTGCCACCGGCCCGAACCCGACGGATCTCGGCAAACCGGGCACGAAGCGCCATGTTGTGGTCGACCGGACGGGCACACCGCTCGGTCTGAGCCTGAGCGGGACCAACCGGCATGACAGCCTCATGCTCGCACCCACACTCGATGCCGTGCCGCCGGTGCGGCATGGACCGGGTCGCCCGCGACGCCGCCCTGACAAACTGCACGCCGACAAAGCTTATGACCAACGCCGCTGCTGCGCGGAATGCCGGCGGCGCTCCATCGTGCCCAGGATTGCCCGCCGCGGCGTGGATGCCAGCAAGGGCCCGGGACGCTATCGCTGGGTGGTCGAGCGCACACTGGCGTGGCTCAACCGCTTCCGCCGTCTCACCATTTGCCATGAACGACGCGAGGACATCCATCTGGCTTTCACCACGCTTGGAGGCGCCGTCATCTGCTTCAACCAATGCAAACAGTTTTGTTAG
- a CDS encoding PAS domain-containing sensor histidine kinase — MTAAPDLPREPVSDETRALQILESMPGFAWSADPSGHFTYVSPSTLTFLGQVPEDLNMSEGEDEFGWRRVVHPDDYDRVAARWRHCLKTGEHYDTEHRLRRSDGVYRWFRNSGRPSRDGQGRIAQWYGTTLDIEDQKRAEAALHDRERELSQLVTMVPSHVWRLTPGGEPTFFNKRMVDYLGLDVTDTDRLGMSRLDALIETVHPDDAATFRDTLMRSLATGDSFVLRYRLRRADGVFRWMSSRAEPLRDEEGRIVQWYGLCHDIDDQVHAEEAVRRSEHRLQQMIDVVPAHIWCMTREGKPSYINKRFIDTLGVTLADLTASDGSRSLADVHPDDRNRVEHSLARSVETGETFAMAFRQRRADGSYRWVEGRGEPLRDETGSIVQWYGVCVDIDDRVTAQEALHNRERELSQLVDMVPVHIRRLSPDGEPTFFNKRLIDFFGLDLGDLEQPGASRLVTNINSLVHPDDAEGLLAAVRHSVTTGKPYAMKYRMRRADGVYRWVDGRAEPLRDQHGTIVQWYAISIDIDDEMRAQEALRDRERELSQLVNMVPSYLWRLSPDGTPGFFNQRLIDFLGLDIAGADRPDTSRLEALIAAAVHPDDAAGLKEAFNHSFATGERFSRRYRLRRVDGVYRWVEGSAEPLRDESGRIIQWYGLTHDIDDQLRVEEALRQSERQLQQLIDTVPVQIWCVTPVGEPAYINKAMMDYIGLGLEDFDAQGGLPSAISTIVHPDDRAALQQALSHSFRTGESFELKFRNLRWDGSYRWQEGRADPLRDENGRIIRWYGANVDIHDFETAQEALRERERSLWQLVETLPIMIDCAGPDGEPLYRSKQLRDFLGYELDALDGTGKGRLDGTLDAGVHPDDLAGVKEDYAHSLATGEPYARKHRLRRFDGEYRWVDTRAAPMRNAEGEIVQWNVACLDIDGEVRAQEELRLARERLARASQEASLAELSASIAHEVNQPLAAIVANSNACQRWLMAKPPNLERAQKTVERIVRDANSAADVVSRIRALFKQSMGTRTRTALSSVMAEAQSLMAEEAARRRVRLDVAVDSHLPLVAIDRIQLQQVLVNLIRNGMDAMDAVQSDKVLGIRVRQMGDAVQIEVSDRGQGIEFPEKIFEPFFSTKENGMGMGLAICRSIVESHGGRLWSQANNPQGARLIFTLPVDPKPDV, encoded by the coding sequence ATGACGGCAGCGCCTGACCTACCTCGCGAACCCGTCTCTGATGAGACGCGTGCGCTGCAGATTCTTGAAAGCATGCCCGGCTTCGCGTGGTCGGCGGACCCGTCCGGGCATTTCACCTATGTCAGCCCGAGCACACTGACGTTTCTCGGCCAAGTGCCCGAAGACCTTAACATGTCCGAAGGCGAGGACGAGTTTGGCTGGCGCCGGGTCGTGCATCCGGACGACTACGATCGTGTTGCAGCCCGATGGCGGCATTGTCTCAAAACCGGCGAACATTACGACACGGAGCACCGCCTGAGGCGGTCCGATGGCGTCTATCGATGGTTTCGAAACTCGGGACGCCCTTCGCGCGATGGTCAGGGGCGTATCGCCCAATGGTATGGAACAACGCTGGATATCGAGGATCAAAAGCGGGCCGAGGCAGCGTTGCACGATCGGGAGCGAGAGCTCTCCCAGCTGGTCACCATGGTTCCGAGCCATGTCTGGCGCCTGACGCCCGGAGGTGAGCCGACCTTCTTCAACAAACGCATGGTGGATTATCTCGGGCTCGATGTGACTGATACGGACAGGCTGGGAATGAGCCGGCTGGACGCTCTTATAGAAACTGTCCACCCGGACGATGCAGCAACGTTTCGAGACACACTGATGCGCTCCTTGGCGACCGGAGATAGCTTCGTCTTGCGATACCGGCTGCGCCGTGCCGATGGTGTCTTTCGCTGGATGTCGAGCCGCGCGGAACCCTTGCGAGACGAGGAGGGGCGCATCGTCCAGTGGTATGGTCTCTGCCACGACATTGACGATCAGGTGCATGCCGAGGAGGCCGTGCGGAGAAGCGAGCACCGGCTGCAACAGATGATCGATGTTGTGCCCGCGCATATCTGGTGCATGACCCGCGAGGGAAAGCCGTCCTACATCAACAAGCGTTTCATAGACACGCTCGGCGTCACCCTCGCGGACCTGACCGCGTCGGACGGATCGCGGTCCCTGGCTGATGTCCACCCGGACGACAGGAATCGTGTCGAGCACTCGCTCGCCCGGTCGGTCGAGACAGGCGAAACGTTTGCCATGGCCTTTCGGCAGCGCCGCGCCGACGGTTCGTATCGATGGGTCGAAGGGCGCGGGGAGCCGCTGCGGGACGAGACCGGTTCCATCGTCCAATGGTACGGCGTTTGCGTCGACATCGATGACCGGGTCACCGCCCAGGAGGCGCTGCACAACCGCGAGCGCGAGCTCTCGCAGCTTGTGGACATGGTCCCTGTCCATATCCGACGGTTGTCTCCGGACGGTGAGCCGACCTTCTTTAACAAGCGGTTGATCGACTTCTTCGGGTTGGACTTGGGCGACCTGGAACAACCGGGCGCGAGCCGGCTGGTGACAAACATAAACTCTCTGGTCCATCCTGACGATGCAGAGGGCCTGCTGGCCGCTGTGCGCCACTCTGTCACCACGGGCAAGCCCTATGCCATGAAGTACCGTATGCGTCGAGCCGACGGCGTGTATCGTTGGGTCGACGGCCGCGCCGAGCCGCTGCGGGATCAGCACGGGACCATCGTGCAATGGTATGCGATTTCCATTGATATCGATGACGAGATGCGCGCGCAGGAAGCCTTGCGCGACCGGGAGCGGGAGTTGTCCCAGCTTGTCAACATGGTCCCGAGCTACCTCTGGCGGTTGAGCCCGGACGGGACGCCGGGCTTCTTCAACCAGCGTCTCATCGACTTCCTAGGCTTGGACATCGCCGGAGCGGACAGGCCGGACACGAGCAGGTTGGAAGCCTTAATAGCAGCTGCCGTCCATCCCGATGATGCGGCCGGCCTCAAGGAAGCGTTCAATCATTCCTTCGCCACCGGCGAACGTTTCTCAAGGCGGTACCGTCTGCGGCGCGTCGACGGCGTCTATCGCTGGGTGGAAGGTAGCGCCGAGCCGCTGCGAGACGAGAGCGGGCGCATTATCCAGTGGTACGGACTCACGCACGACATCGACGATCAGCTGCGGGTAGAGGAGGCGCTGAGACAGAGCGAACGGCAGCTGCAGCAGCTGATCGATACCGTGCCGGTTCAGATCTGGTGTGTCACGCCCGTTGGCGAGCCGGCCTACATCAACAAGGCTATGATGGATTACATCGGGCTAGGGCTAGAGGATTTCGACGCTCAAGGCGGGCTGCCCAGCGCGATCAGCACCATTGTTCATCCGGACGACAGGGCTGCCCTGCAGCAAGCCCTGTCGCATTCCTTCCGCACGGGTGAGTCGTTCGAGCTGAAGTTCCGCAATCTTCGGTGGGATGGCTCCTACCGGTGGCAGGAAGGCCGCGCGGATCCCCTGCGCGATGAGAACGGCCGCATCATCCGTTGGTACGGGGCGAATGTTGACATCCATGATTTCGAGACCGCGCAGGAAGCCTTGCGCGAGAGGGAGCGCTCGCTCTGGCAGTTGGTCGAGACGCTGCCGATCATGATCGATTGTGCCGGGCCAGACGGAGAGCCGTTATATCGCAGCAAACAACTCCGCGATTTCCTCGGTTATGAACTTGACGCATTGGATGGGACTGGGAAGGGTCGCTTGGACGGCACCCTGGACGCTGGCGTTCATCCTGACGATCTGGCCGGCGTTAAAGAAGACTATGCCCATTCGTTGGCGACCGGAGAACCCTATGCGCGCAAGCACCGGTTGCGGCGTTTCGACGGAGAGTACCGCTGGGTCGACACGCGCGCTGCTCCCATGCGCAATGCCGAGGGGGAGATCGTGCAGTGGAATGTCGCTTGCCTCGACATCGATGGTGAGGTGCGCGCCCAGGAAGAACTGCGCCTGGCGCGAGAGAGGTTGGCGCGTGCAAGCCAGGAAGCAAGTCTTGCGGAGCTTTCGGCGTCCATCGCCCATGAGGTGAACCAGCCATTGGCCGCGATCGTCGCCAATTCCAATGCTTGCCAGCGCTGGCTCATGGCGAAACCTCCGAATCTGGAGCGTGCACAAAAAACGGTCGAGCGCATCGTGCGTGACGCAAATTCCGCCGCCGACGTCGTGAGCCGCATCCGGGCTCTGTTCAAGCAATCCATGGGGACAAGGACCAGAACGGCACTTTCCAGCGTCATGGCTGAAGCGCAGAGCCTCATGGCGGAGGAGGCCGCGCGCCGCCGCGTTCGCCTGGACGTTGCGGTCGACAGCCATCTTCCGCTCGTTGCCATCGACCGGATCCAACTCCAGCAAGTTCTCGTCAATCTTATCCGGAATGGCATGGATGCCATGGACGCTGTTCAAAGCGACAAAGTCCTCGGCATTCGCGTTCGCCAGATGGGCGATGCCGTCCAGATTGAGGTCAGCGATCGAGGCCAAGGTATTGAGTTCCCTGAGAAGATCTTCGAGCCGTTCTTCTCGACCAAGGAGAACGGCATGGGGATGGGGCTAGCGATTTGCCGGTCGATCGTCGAGTCGCATGGAGGGCGATTGTGGTCACAGGCGAACAATCCGCAGGGGGCAAGGCTCATCTTCACATTGCCCGTGGACCCGAAACCGGACGTGTGA